In the genome of Neisseria animaloris, one region contains:
- the leuC gene encoding 3-isopropylmalate dehydratase large subunit has translation MNPQTLYDKLWNSHIVRQEEDGTVLLYIDRHLVHEVTSPQAFEGLKMAGRKLWRIDSVVSTADHNTPTDNWDKGIQDPISKLQVDTLDSNIKAFGALAYFPFKNKGQGIVHVMGPEQGATLPGMTVVCGDSHTSTHGAFGALAHGIGTSEVEHVMATQCITAKKSKSMLIKVNDRLKPGVTAKDVALYIIGRIGTAGGTGYAIEFGGEAIRSLSMEGRMTLCNMAIEAGARSGIVAVDDTTIEYVKNKPFAPKGEAWEKAVAYWKTLVSDEGAQFDSVFEFDAADIEPQVTWGTSPEMVLDINGKVPNPAQESDPVKRSGMERALEYMGLTADTPLNQIPVDVVFIGSCTNSRIEDLREAASVAKGRLKANNVKRVLVVPGSGLVKEQAEKEGLDKIFTEAGFEWREPGCSMCLAMNADRLEPQERCASTSNRNFEGRQGNGGRTHLVSPAMAAAAAVAGHFTDVRNL, from the coding sequence ATGAATCCACAAACCCTCTACGACAAACTTTGGAACAGCCATATCGTCCGCCAAGAAGAAGATGGCACGGTTTTACTCTACATCGACCGCCACCTGGTTCACGAAGTAACCAGCCCTCAAGCTTTCGAAGGCCTGAAGATGGCCGGACGCAAACTGTGGCGCATCGACAGCGTGGTTTCCACCGCCGACCACAACACGCCTACTGACAATTGGGACAAAGGCATCCAAGACCCGATTTCCAAGCTGCAAGTCGACACTTTAGACAGTAATATCAAAGCATTCGGCGCACTTGCTTATTTTCCTTTCAAAAACAAAGGACAAGGCATCGTGCATGTGATGGGGCCGGAGCAAGGAGCCACCCTGCCCGGCATGACTGTGGTTTGCGGCGATTCACATACTTCCACTCACGGCGCATTCGGTGCATTGGCACACGGTATCGGCACCTCTGAAGTCGAGCATGTGATGGCCACCCAATGCATTACAGCCAAAAAGTCCAAATCCATGCTGATTAAAGTCAACGACCGTCTGAAACCGGGCGTAACCGCCAAAGACGTGGCCTTATACATTATCGGCCGAATCGGCACCGCAGGCGGTACAGGTTATGCAATCGAATTCGGCGGCGAAGCCATCCGCTCGCTCAGCATGGAAGGCCGCATGACCTTGTGCAATATGGCGATTGAAGCCGGTGCGCGTTCGGGCATCGTAGCAGTAGACGACACCACCATCGAATATGTAAAAAACAAACCTTTCGCACCCAAAGGCGAAGCATGGGAAAAAGCCGTTGCTTATTGGAAAACACTGGTTTCCGACGAAGGCGCGCAATTCGACAGCGTATTCGAGTTTGATGCCGCCGATATCGAACCACAGGTAACTTGGGGCACTTCACCCGAAATGGTGTTGGATATCAACGGTAAAGTGCCGAATCCTGCACAAGAATCCGACCCCGTCAAACGCAGCGGCATGGAACGCGCCCTCGAATACATGGGCTTAACCGCCGATACGCCGCTGAATCAGATTCCGGTCGACGTGGTGTTTATCGGCTCCTGCACCAACAGCCGTATCGAAGATTTGCGTGAAGCCGCCTCCGTAGCCAAAGGCCGTCTGAAAGCGAATAACGTGAAGCGCGTTTTGGTGGTGCCCGGCTCCGGTTTGGTTAAAGAGCAAGCCGAAAAAGAAGGTTTGGACAAAATCTTTACCGAAGCGGGCTTCGAATGGCGCGAGCCGGGCTGCTCGATGTGCTTGGCCATGAATGCCGACCGCCTCGAGCCTCAGGAACGTTGTGCCTCCACTTCCAACCGTAATTTCGAAGGCCGTCAAGGTAACGGCGGGCGCACCCATTTGGTGAGCCCCGCTATGGCCGCCGCCGC
- the gshA gene encoding glutamate--cysteine ligase, whose protein sequence is MSLPVISAEYARQLQDFEYKILTNQPKIEAWFRSQWGKHSPPFYGSVDIRNSGYKMASIDMNLFPGGFNNLNPNFVPLAAVAAQDAVERACEEAKSVLIVPENHTRNTFYLQNVYALSSILRSAGFEVRLGSLNPEITEPTEFETALGDKILLEPLLRTRERVHLADGFSPCIVLLNNDLSGGVPEILKGLNQTVLPPLHGGWTTRRKTNHFGAYNQVAAEFAKLIGIDEWQINPYFEQISGLDFQEREGEDALADAVERMLAKIQAKYDEKGITDKPFVIVKADAGTYGMGVMSMKSADEVRSLNRKNRNKMAKVKEGLEVSEVIVQEGIYTYETLNGAVAEPVVYMMDRFVIGGFYRVHEGRGADENLNASGMLFVPLEQSIPSVHSSGNADPVLLATCKRVFEQWERLGVPSVDIDNPDNEPNRLYVYGVMARLSLLAASIELEQTAA, encoded by the coding sequence ATGAGCCTGCCCGTTATTTCCGCCGAATATGCCCGGCAATTGCAAGATTTTGAATATAAAATCTTAACCAATCAGCCCAAAATCGAAGCGTGGTTCCGTTCTCAATGGGGAAAACACAGCCCGCCGTTTTACGGTTCGGTCGATATCCGCAACAGCGGTTATAAAATGGCTTCTATCGATATGAACCTGTTTCCGGGCGGTTTTAACAATCTGAATCCTAATTTTGTTCCGCTGGCTGCCGTTGCCGCACAAGATGCTGTGGAACGTGCCTGTGAAGAGGCCAAATCGGTATTGATTGTGCCGGAAAACCATACCCGCAACACTTTTTACCTGCAAAACGTTTATGCACTCAGCAGCATTTTGCGTTCGGCAGGTTTTGAAGTGCGCTTGGGCAGCCTAAACCCCGAAATTACCGAACCGACTGAATTTGAAACCGCTTTGGGTGATAAAATCCTGCTGGAGCCGTTGCTGCGTACACGTGAGCGCGTTCACTTGGCCGACGGTTTTTCACCCTGCATAGTGTTGTTGAATAATGATCTTTCCGGAGGCGTGCCCGAGATTCTGAAAGGGCTGAACCAGACCGTATTGCCGCCGCTGCACGGAGGCTGGACAACCCGTCGGAAAACCAACCATTTCGGTGCATATAACCAAGTGGCAGCAGAATTCGCCAAATTAATCGGCATCGACGAGTGGCAAATCAACCCTTATTTCGAGCAAATCAGCGGTTTGGATTTTCAAGAACGCGAAGGCGAAGATGCTCTGGCCGATGCCGTGGAGCGGATGTTGGCGAAGATTCAGGCGAAATACGATGAAAAAGGTATTACCGACAAGCCGTTTGTGATTGTAAAAGCCGATGCGGGCACTTACGGCATGGGTGTGATGAGTATGAAATCCGCCGACGAAGTGCGCAGCCTGAACCGCAAAAACCGCAATAAAATGGCTAAAGTCAAAGAAGGTCTGGAAGTCAGCGAAGTGATTGTGCAAGAAGGTATTTATACCTACGAAACTTTAAACGGTGCAGTAGCCGAACCTGTGGTTTATATGATGGACAGGTTTGTTATCGGCGGCTTTTACCGCGTGCACGAGGGACGGGGAGCCGACGAAAACCTGAATGCTTCGGGTATGTTGTTCGTACCGCTCGAACAAAGCATTCCGTCGGTTCACAGCAGCGGCAATGCCGATCCGGTTTTGCTGGCGACATGCAAACGTGTATTCGAGCAATGGGAACGTTTAGGCGTACCGAGTGTGGATATCGACAATCCCGACAACGAACCCAACCGCCTGTATGTTTACGGCGTGATGGCGCGTTTGTCGTTATTGGCTGCTTCGATAGAGTTGGAACAAACCGCCGCTTGA
- a CDS encoding NUDIX hydrolase, whose protein sequence is MDLKETQLSSEPIFQGTFINIARDTIRLPNGNESTRVVIRHPGAACVLAVTDNDEVVLVRQWRYACDQALLELPAGKLDTGEDPAVCALRELAEETPYTADSVKLLHTFYTAPGFCDELMYLYQAEGVREGSTLQNDDDEFTETVLMSREEVKAALKNNQVSDGKTLAGLQYWLLNT, encoded by the coding sequence ATGGATTTGAAAGAAACCCAACTCAGTTCCGAGCCGATTTTTCAAGGCACGTTCATCAACATCGCCCGCGACACCATCCGCCTGCCCAACGGCAACGAAAGCACGCGCGTGGTAATCCGCCACCCCGGAGCCGCCTGCGTGCTGGCCGTAACCGACAACGACGAAGTGGTGTTGGTACGCCAATGGCGCTACGCCTGCGACCAAGCCCTGCTCGAACTGCCCGCAGGCAAGCTCGATACCGGAGAAGACCCCGCCGTGTGCGCCCTGCGCGAGCTGGCCGAAGAAACGCCTTACACCGCCGACAGCGTTAAGCTGTTGCACACTTTCTACACCGCACCAGGTTTTTGCGACGAATTGATGTACCTCTACCAAGCCGAAGGCGTCCGTGAAGGCAGCACCTTGCAAAACGACGACGACGAATTTACCGAAACCGTGCTGATGAGCCGCGAAGAAGTGAAAGCGGCGTTGAAAAACAACCAAGTTTCAGACGGCAAAACCTTGGCCGGTTTACAATATTGGCTGTTGAACACTTAA
- the bioA gene encoding adenosylmethionine--8-amino-7-oxononanoate transaminase, giving the protein MLSSADLDFDRRHIWHPYTSVIDPLPVYPVARTEGVYIALSDGRKLVDGMSSWWCAQHGYNHPELLAAAHKQLDTMPHIMFGGITHEPAVRLCQSLKTMLPENLDCIFLADSGSVAVEVSLKMALQYWHARGEARSKFLTIERGYHGDTFGAMSVCDPVNSMHNLYRRFLPEHIFVPAPQSRFGGKWQPNDIAAFQTALSQHRNDIAAVILEPIVQGAGGMRVYHPEYLRQVRALCDEYGILLILDEIATGFGRTGKLFACEYAAIQPDIMCIGKALTGGMMTLSAIAATRHVAETVCGGEAGVFMHGPTFMGNPLACAVAEANMQILKRNEWQTQVAAIETHFQTALTPLAAHENVADVRMIGAVGVVETRRPVNMAAMQQFFVQQGVWIRPFGKLVYLMPPYIIRPHELQRLTDTVGAAVQKTELFQ; this is encoded by the coding sequence ATGCTTTCTTCCGCCGATTTAGACTTCGACCGCCGCCATATCTGGCACCCTTATACTTCGGTAATCGATCCGCTGCCCGTCTATCCCGTTGCCCGCACCGAAGGCGTGTACATAGCGCTTTCAGACGGCCGCAAGCTGGTAGACGGCATGTCTTCATGGTGGTGCGCGCAACACGGCTACAATCATCCCGAACTGCTTGCCGCTGCCCACAAGCAGCTCGACACCATGCCGCACATCATGTTCGGCGGCATTACCCACGAGCCTGCTGTCCGCCTGTGTCAAAGCCTGAAAACCATGCTGCCCGAAAATCTCGACTGCATTTTTCTGGCGGATTCCGGTTCGGTGGCGGTAGAAGTTTCCTTGAAAATGGCTCTGCAATATTGGCATGCACGGGGCGAAGCACGAAGCAAATTTCTTACCATCGAGCGCGGTTATCACGGCGACACTTTCGGTGCCATGAGCGTGTGCGACCCCGTAAACTCCATGCACAATCTTTACCGCCGTTTCCTGCCCGAACACATCTTCGTGCCCGCCCCGCAAAGCCGTTTCGGCGGCAAATGGCAGCCAAACGACATCGCCGCTTTTCAGACGGCTTTATCGCAACACCGCAACGATATCGCCGCCGTGATTCTCGAACCCATAGTGCAAGGCGCGGGCGGTATGCGCGTGTATCATCCCGAATATTTGCGACAGGTGCGCGCCCTGTGCGACGAATACGGCATCTTATTGATTTTGGACGAAATCGCCACCGGCTTCGGGCGCACGGGCAAGCTGTTTGCCTGCGAATACGCCGCCATTCAGCCCGATATCATGTGCATAGGCAAAGCCCTCACCGGCGGCATGATGACGCTTTCCGCCATCGCCGCCACCCGCCATGTGGCCGAAACCGTGTGCGGCGGCGAAGCGGGCGTATTCATGCACGGCCCCACCTTTATGGGTAACCCGCTGGCCTGCGCCGTGGCCGAAGCCAACATGCAGATACTCAAGCGCAACGAATGGCAGACGCAAGTCGCTGCCATCGAAACACATTTTCAGACGGCCTTAACGCCGCTTGCCGCCCATGAAAACGTGGCTGACGTGCGCATGATTGGCGCCGTCGGCGTGGTCGAAACCCGCCGCCCCGTCAATATGGCGGCCATGCAGCAGTTTTTCGTGCAGCAAGGCGTGTGGATTCGGCCGTTCGGCAAGCTGGTTTACCTGATGCCGCCTTACATCATCCGCCCGCACGAATTGCAACGGCTTACCGATACCGTTGGCGCGGCCGTTCAAAAAACAGAATTGTTTCAATAA
- the radC gene encoding RadC family protein, which translates to MSIKQWPEGERPREKLLERGAGALSDAELLAVLLRVGTRGMSAVDLARHLLNEFGSLGRLMSADVKALSAHKGMGLASYTQFAVVREIGRRILGEELRETAVLNNPRDVADFLRLHLAHERVEVSLALLLNQQNQLIALHELSRGTVAENTVYTREIVKLALDEYASSIIIAHNHPGGSPDPSDADIAFTHRLAQALDLVDITLLDHFIVTARRVTSLQERGLMRAV; encoded by the coding sequence ATGAGTATCAAACAATGGCCGGAAGGCGAACGCCCGCGCGAAAAGCTGCTGGAGCGCGGTGCGGGTGCGTTGAGCGATGCCGAATTGCTGGCGGTGTTGCTGCGGGTGGGCACGCGCGGCATGAGCGCGGTGGATTTGGCGCGCCATCTGCTCAACGAGTTCGGCAGCTTGGGGCGGTTGATGAGTGCGGATGTGAAAGCATTGTCGGCGCACAAAGGCATGGGGCTGGCGAGCTATACGCAATTTGCCGTGGTGCGCGAAATCGGGCGGCGGATATTGGGCGAAGAGTTGCGCGAAACCGCCGTGTTGAACAATCCGCGCGACGTTGCCGATTTTCTGCGCCTGCATTTGGCGCACGAACGGGTAGAGGTGAGTTTGGCGTTGTTGCTGAATCAACAAAACCAACTGATTGCCCTGCACGAATTATCGCGCGGCACGGTGGCCGAAAACACCGTTTACACCCGCGAAATCGTGAAACTCGCGCTCGACGAATACGCCAGCAGTATCATCATTGCCCACAACCACCCCGGCGGTTCGCCCGATCCTTCCGATGCCGACATTGCTTTCACGCACAGGTTGGCGCAGGCTCTGGATTTGGTGGACATCACGCTTTTAGACCATTTCATCGTTACCGCCCGCCGGGTAACGTCTTTGCAGGAGCGCGGCTTGATGCGCGCGGTGTAG
- the grxD gene encoding Grx4 family monothiol glutaredoxin encodes MSIQEQIKEVVTTHRVVLFMKGTKQFPQCGFSSRAVQLLQAAGCEDFVTVNVLENDAVRQGIKEYSNWPTIPQLYVNGEFLGGSDIMMEMYEAGELQEALKV; translated from the coding sequence ATGAGCATTCAAGAGCAAATCAAAGAAGTTGTTACCACCCACCGCGTCGTGCTGTTTATGAAAGGCACCAAGCAGTTTCCGCAATGCGGTTTTTCTTCGCGTGCCGTGCAATTGTTGCAGGCTGCCGGTTGCGAAGACTTCGTTACCGTAAACGTTTTGGAAAACGATGCCGTGCGCCAAGGCATTAAAGAATACAGCAACTGGCCGACCATTCCCCAACTGTATGTTAACGGCGAATTCTTGGGCGGTTCCGACATCATGATGGAAATGTACGAAGCCGGCGAACTGCAAGAAGCATTGAAAGTTTGA
- a CDS encoding RsmB/NOP family class I SAM-dependent RNA methyltransferase produces the protein MTPIQLEHTATVLADMLTFKQPADAVLSAYFREHKKLGRQDRHEIAETAFAALRHVQKISAALRRPHAQPRKAALAALVLGRSVSINSIKDWLDEEETEFLSNLKARKTEFSDGLDTASELPDWLIGTLQKHYGEADILAFGRSVNQPAPLDVRVNTLKNKRDKVLAELQSEQLDAEATPYSPWGIRFKEKIALNKHPRFLDGTLEVQDEGSQLLALLLGAKRGEIVVDFCAGAGGKTLAVGAMMANKGRIYAFDIAEKRLANLKPRMVRAGLTNIHPERISSETDPRIGRLYGKADRVLVDAPCSGLGTLRRNPDLKYRQSPETLASLQQQQASILAEAAKLVHEKGRLVYATCSILPEENEMQVQRFLDSHPDWHAVDCAALLSSYKIPLDTGVYLRLDSAKHQTDGFFAAVLERKN, from the coding sequence ATGACCCCGATCCAACTCGAACACACCGCTACCGTATTGGCCGATATGCTCACTTTCAAGCAACCCGCCGATGCCGTGCTTTCCGCCTATTTTCGAGAACATAAAAAATTAGGCCGGCAAGACCGCCACGAAATCGCCGAAACGGCCTTTGCCGCCTTACGCCATGTTCAAAAAATCTCCGCCGCCCTGCGCCGCCCCCACGCACAACCGCGCAAAGCGGCTTTGGCCGCATTAGTGCTTGGACGCAGCGTAAGTATCAACAGTATTAAAGATTGGCTCGACGAAGAAGAAACCGAGTTTTTAAGCAATTTAAAAGCCCGTAAAACTGAGTTTTCAGACGGCCTCGATACCGCTTCCGAACTGCCCGATTGGTTGATCGGCACGCTGCAAAAACATTACGGCGAAGCCGACATCCTCGCCTTCGGACGCAGCGTCAACCAACCCGCGCCGCTGGATGTCCGGGTCAACACCTTAAAAAACAAGCGCGATAAAGTGCTGGCCGAATTGCAGTCGGAACAGCTTGATGCGGAAGCCACGCCGTATTCGCCGTGGGGCATCCGCTTCAAAGAAAAAATAGCCCTCAACAAACACCCACGCTTTCTCGACGGCACTCTGGAGGTGCAAGACGAAGGCAGCCAGCTTTTGGCTTTATTGCTCGGTGCGAAACGTGGTGAAATCGTGGTAGATTTCTGCGCCGGAGCGGGCGGCAAAACTTTAGCCGTTGGCGCAATGATGGCCAACAAAGGCCGCATTTATGCTTTCGATATCGCCGAAAAGCGCCTCGCCAATCTTAAACCGCGCATGGTGCGTGCCGGCTTGACCAACATCCATCCCGAGCGCATCAGCAGTGAAACCGACCCGCGCATCGGCAGGCTTTACGGCAAAGCCGACCGTGTGCTGGTAGATGCGCCCTGCTCCGGTTTGGGCACATTGCGCCGCAACCCCGATCTGAAATACCGCCAATCGCCCGAAACCCTTGCCTCCTTGCAACAGCAGCAAGCATCCATTTTGGCTGAAGCCGCCAAGCTGGTTCATGAAAAAGGCCGTTTGGTTTACGCCACTTGCAGCATTCTGCCCGAAGAAAACGAAATGCAGGTGCAGCGTTTTTTAGATAGCCATCCCGATTGGCACGCCGTCGATTGCGCTGCGCTGCTAAGTAGCTATAAAATTCCGCTCGATACAGGCGTATACTTACGGCTGGATTCGGCCAAGCATCAAACTGACGGCTTTTTCGCCGCCGTGCTGGAACGCAAAAATTGA